The following coding sequences lie in one Saccharopolyspora hordei genomic window:
- a CDS encoding class I SAM-dependent methyltransferase, translated as MSALAHADHPIAAPVSASSVQSLVRQAACPPDALVLDLGCGAGEWTLRALQEFPAAEAVAVDLSEPALRRAGAAARERRLDDRVTFVRGDAREHRPPRACDLVLCVGATHVFGGLEGTLRAVDPLVAPDGAVLVGEGFWERPPDRAALTALDATPDDFRDLAGTVELVQQNGWTPVFGHVSEPGEWDDYEWSWTGSLTRWALDHPDAPDAEAALAAAREHRGGWLRGYRGVLGFVCLLLRRRPPRT; from the coding sequence GTGAGCGCACTGGCCCACGCCGACCACCCCATCGCCGCGCCGGTGAGCGCGTCGAGCGTGCAGTCGTTGGTCCGTCAGGCCGCCTGCCCGCCGGACGCGCTCGTGCTCGACCTCGGTTGCGGGGCAGGGGAGTGGACCCTGCGCGCGCTCCAGGAGTTCCCCGCGGCGGAGGCCGTCGCCGTCGACCTGTCGGAGCCCGCGCTGCGGCGCGCCGGAGCCGCTGCCCGGGAACGCCGGCTCGACGACCGGGTGACCTTCGTGCGCGGAGACGCGCGCGAGCACCGGCCACCGCGGGCCTGCGACCTCGTGCTGTGCGTCGGGGCGACGCACGTCTTCGGTGGGCTGGAGGGCACGCTGCGGGCGGTGGACCCGCTCGTCGCGCCCGACGGTGCCGTGCTCGTCGGGGAGGGGTTCTGGGAGCGGCCACCGGACCGGGCCGCGTTGACCGCGCTCGACGCGACGCCGGACGACTTCCGGGACCTGGCGGGCACGGTGGAGCTGGTCCAGCAGAACGGGTGGACGCCGGTCTTCGGGCACGTCAGCGAGCCCGGGGAGTGGGACGACTACGAGTGGTCCTGGACCGGTTCGCTGACGCGGTGGGCGCTCGACCACCCCGACGCCCCGGACGCCGAGGCCGCCCTCGCGGCGGCCCGTGAGCACCGCGGCGGCTGGCTGCGCGGCTACCGGGGCGTGCTCGGCTTCGTCTGCCTGCTGCTGCGCAGGCGTCCTCCGCGCACCTGA
- a CDS encoding GNAT family N-acetyltransferase, producing MDDVGLRPATPADEELCYQLHRAAMRDDVEAVWGWDEADQRDYHQRAFDPARTRIITVGGRDAGVLIVDHRPAETYLGRNELHPDHQGRGIGGRLIQQLLDDAAARHRPVVLDVLTVNPRAHQLYRRLGFQEVGRHGGNGIKIRMVAEPRRQAEGA from the coding sequence GTGGACGACGTCGGGCTGCGGCCGGCCACACCAGCTGACGAGGAACTCTGCTACCAGCTGCACCGCGCCGCCATGCGTGACGACGTCGAAGCGGTCTGGGGCTGGGACGAAGCCGACCAACGGGACTACCACCAGCGCGCCTTCGACCCCGCCCGCACGCGCATCATCACGGTCGGCGGCCGTGATGCCGGGGTCCTGATCGTGGACCACCGGCCGGCCGAGACCTACCTGGGACGCAACGAACTGCATCCAGACCACCAAGGCCGAGGCATCGGCGGCCGGCTCATCCAGCAGCTCCTCGACGACGCCGCCGCCCGCCACCGACCTGTGGTCCTCGACGTGCTGACCGTCAACCCGCGTGCCCACCAGCTGTACCGGCGCCTCGGCTTCCAGGAGGTCGGCCGCCACGGGGGGAACGGCATCAAGATCCGGATGGTGGCCGAACCCCGCCGGCAGGCCGAGGGGGCTTGA